Genomic DNA from uncultured Methanospirillum sp.:
AGTGCTTGATACCAGCATTGTGAGAAACTGGAGGTTCAGACGGGCTCTTCCCTTTCTACTCGCTGCTAATCCGGTGAATTTTGGCAAGCCCTTCAAACTCACCTCGCTCGAGGCGATGGCTGCAGGTCTCTGCATCCTCGGCGAGGAGGAGCAGGCACGGGAGATCCTTGGAAAGGTCTCGTGGGGGATCAGGTTCATTGAACTGAACCAGGAGCCACTCGATGCCTATGCACAGGCAACTGACAGCACCGATGTGATCAGAATACAGGGAGAATTTTTCTGATCATGCCACTGGTTTTTGTCGATATAGGTTTTTATTCCTGCAGAATAATGTAAAAGTGCAGGATCGCCACATTCACAATTATGGGAATCAGAGACTGGCTGGGAGGATCTGATACCACCCCGGCAGATAGTTACTGTCAGAAAGGTGAGAACCAGCTTGCCAAGGAGAAGTTCGAGGCAGCCATCCAGACCTTTAACCGCGGTCTTGAACTGAACAGGGGGAGTGCCAGGTGCTGGAGCGGGATGGGCAAAGCGTTCTCAGGGCTTGAGCGGTACGACAGAGCTGAGGAGTGTTTCACCCGGGCACTTGAGATAGAGCCTGAACACGTGGAGGCGATCACCAGCAAGGCAAGAGCACTCCGGGCCCATGCAAAAAAGGCACAGGACGCCCTGAAGTGTCTAGAAGCGATAGAACTATGTAACCGGGCACTCCTGTTGCATCCGGACTACCCTCCAGCCTATCATGAGAAGGGGATGGCACTCTGGACACTCGGAAAGCGGGAAGAAGCGGTTGAATTTTTTGAAAAGGCAAAAAAGATTGATCCAGCTTATGCATATCCCTGGGATCTGAAAGGTCGGTACCTCTATGATCTCAGAAAATACCATGAGTCCATAGAGGCATATGAACAGGCGATAAAGGTCAGGCCTTATGATCCTGACATCCTCTATGGCATGGGCCGTTCACTCATGAAGATAGGGGCCTACCAGCATGCAATATCCTATTTTCAGCGATGCCTGAAAGAACGCCCTGACTTTGCCCCTGCCTGGCTCCTCACCGGAAACTCATACAAGATCCTTCATAAATATGCCGAGGCAATCGAGGCATACGAGACCGCGATGGAGCGGGATCCGGGGAGCACGAAGTACCGCAAGAACATTGCAGATGTCTACTTCGTGATGGGAAATCAGGCATTGTACAAGGAAGGAAGATACCAGGAGGCGATCCAGTGCCTGGACCAGACCCTCAAGATCATCCCAAGGCACATCAATGCCTGGTTCTCAAAAGGGGTGGCATACCGGAAACTTGGTGCGTACCGGAACGCCACTGCCTGTTTCCTGCGTGTGGTAGAGATAGATCCCAACAACTCACATGCCTACTATGAGATGGGTCAGCTCCTTGAAAAGGGAGATAACCTTGAGGAGGCGGTCAGGTGCTACCTTGAGGCAATCAGGAGTGATCCTTCACATACCGATGCGATGTACAAGCTCGGCAACCTCCTCATCGATGTCGGCGAGTACAAAAGTGCAATCCAGTACTTTGATCAGATCATCGAGAAGAAGCCTGACTCATCAGTAGCCTGGTATGCAAAGGGAAAGGCACTTGCCAAGAACGGACAGGACCGTGATGCAGAACGGTGCTTTGAGCGTGCAGGAAAACTTGCAGCTACCCAGTAAGATAAAACCGGTCTGATCAGATATCAAACCCGAGCTTGTTCGGGGCTGGGACCACTTGAGGCCCGTTGAACTCAGGGTTTCCAAGAATATACTCGATGATAAGTTCAGCAAAACGTTTGCCGTCATCAGGGTTCCTGGCTGTGACTATTCTGTCGAGAAACACCACAGGTTTGTCCTCGAACTTCACATCAGCCTTCATCATCTCCCTGATTGGGGGGCCGTTGATCACAGTTGCAGGTCGTTTTTTCAAAATTCCTGCCCTGGCAAGCACCACCGGCGAGGTGCTGATAGCCCCGATCACTTTGCGGTGAAGCCGGAAGATCTTCACCAGTTCGAGCAGATCCTTGCTGTTCCAGAAATGAGCCTGCCCTCCATGCCCTCCAAGTATCGCCATGGCATCATACTCGGCCTCCTTGTGCAGGATCACATCCTCGAAACTGAGTGGGGTATACACCCTTCCCCCCAGTGTTCCCTTCGCGTACCCTGCCTGGTTTGATGCAAACTCGTACTCTGCCTTGTTATGATCAAACACCGCGATGACCAGGGATAACTCCTTGTCATGGTATCCGGTAGGGGGAACAGCGATCAGGATCTTCATAAAAAGGTAGTAGAGAGTTGGATTCCGGATGGTATAGCCATGCTGGTTTCAGGACATGGCGTGGTCGAATTAAAAAGAAGGATATTGTCTATTACCAGTAGGTTCCGCCCCAGTAGTCATGAAGCGTTCCTTCAGAATCGAGCTGAGGACCGAGGGGTACTTCATCAAATCTGGGGAATTCAGGGATCGTCGTATTGCCTTTTACATCTGAAACCTTGTCCCTGAACATATTGAGGGCAATCTGGGCCTGATCGTAGTAATTTTTTGATTTATCGTAGGGAACCCTTCCATCTGTTGCAGACGCAATATTTGTTCTTTCAGTCAGGTAGTTGTTGTAATACTCCCGGGCCTGTGAGATTAAGTAGAGAAACGCATCGATGTAATTTGCTGTATCATAGAACTCAGCAGGAACGTTCCTGGAAGAGAGCGATATATACGTAGACTTTGCCTTGGCTACATCATCACCCATCATGAAGTAATACCCTTTTGACTGATCATTGCGATCTGTCTGGTTCACAGGGATACTATCGATATTGTCTTCAATCCACCTGGAGATCGTGGTGTTGATCTCGTCGTTCTGGTATGGTTTTGATGGGTCGGGTATTCTGTGCTCCATGAGGATCGGGAATTTCAGGCCTTCAAGCACTGTCCCTACTCCGATATCATCCTCAGGTAAAGGCTCACTAGATGCCGGAAGAGTATAGAGGGTTACCTTTGGATATGAGGCAGCGATGAGTTCCCACCATGCGGATGAAGTCTGGTAATAGATCTGGGCAAGATCGTAGAACTCAATCCCGGTTGTCACAGAGGCAACAGATTTTTTTGTTGCGTGATAATTTTCGTACGCCTCTCCTGCCTTCACCGAGTAATACAGGAATGCAAGGGTGGCTTTAGCCTCATCAAACCTTTCAGGGCTGATATTCATCCCTTTCATGAGAGAGTACGCACTATTCACCTTCATCTGCTGACTTCCGAGCGGCACAGTGCCGTTTGATAGTGATTTTATCATCGGTGCAGCAGTTGAGAAGAACCGATCATCCTGTGATGCCGCACCCTCTGCAGCCTTCTGAAGAGTATCCGGCATCGGTTCAAGGATCAGATCAGCGGCCGATACGACTGCCGGAAGGCCGGCAAGCAGCATACCGAGCACCAGGGTAATCGATATTAAAAGCCGTGTCATCACTCAGAGGATCAGGACAGCCTGCGGATATACCTTTGGTCTGCTGGACAGAACGGCTCCATACTCTGCACACGGTGGCTGAAACAGGCAATTATTCGGATACAAGACACAACTGCTATACCCGCCGATGCCTAATTATCTTAACTGGTTGGTGCAGATGGCTGACGAAGAACAGGTTAAGGCTATCAAGGCAGGGGTTGAGGAGTGGAATAAATGGAAAGAACTCAATCCACGTAAGAGGCCTGATCTCAGGGGGGCACAGCTGAACGGTCTGAACCTTGAGGGTATCAACCTGAACGGAGCACGGCTTGATGAGGCGGATTTTGAGTTCTCGATTCTGCGCAAAGCAAACTTTGTAGGGGCAAGCCTGGTCAAGGCAAACCTGAGCAACACAGACTTGAGCGAAGCGGTTCTTATCAATGCAAATCTCACCGGTGCACGTCTCACCAATATCAAGACAACCCGCGCTGAC
This window encodes:
- a CDS encoding pentapeptide repeat-containing protein, whose product is MADEEQVKAIKAGVEEWNKWKELNPRKRPDLRGAQLNGLNLEGINLNGARLDEADFEFSILRKANFVGASLVKANLSNTDLSEAVLINANLTGARLTNIKTTRADFRGANLTGADVRQVKRG
- a CDS encoding tetratricopeptide repeat protein, producing the protein MGIRDWLGGSDTTPADSYCQKGENQLAKEKFEAAIQTFNRGLELNRGSARCWSGMGKAFSGLERYDRAEECFTRALEIEPEHVEAITSKARALRAHAKKAQDALKCLEAIELCNRALLLHPDYPPAYHEKGMALWTLGKREEAVEFFEKAKKIDPAYAYPWDLKGRYLYDLRKYHESIEAYEQAIKVRPYDPDILYGMGRSLMKIGAYQHAISYFQRCLKERPDFAPAWLLTGNSYKILHKYAEAIEAYETAMERDPGSTKYRKNIADVYFVMGNQALYKEGRYQEAIQCLDQTLKIIPRHINAWFSKGVAYRKLGAYRNATACFLRVVEIDPNNSHAYYEMGQLLEKGDNLEEAVRCYLEAIRSDPSHTDAMYKLGNLLIDVGEYKSAIQYFDQIIEKKPDSSVAWYAKGKALAKNGQDRDAERCFERAGKLAATQ
- a CDS encoding DUF367 family protein; the protein is MIPLLAYRDNTCDPKKCTMKKLERAGMVRIFSRLTHVPRSSLILDPTAEQALSPADRERTRSITALDCSWAVLDTSIVRNWRFRRALPFLLAANPVNFGKPFKLTSLEAMAAGLCILGEEEQAREILGKVSWGIRFIELNQEPLDAYAQATDSTDVIRIQGEFF
- a CDS encoding DJ-1/PfpI family protein — translated: MKILIAVPPTGYHDKELSLVIAVFDHNKAEYEFASNQAGYAKGTLGGRVYTPLSFEDVILHKEAEYDAMAILGGHGGQAHFWNSKDLLELVKIFRLHRKVIGAISTSPVVLARAGILKKRPATVINGPPIREMMKADVKFEDKPVVFLDRIVTARNPDDGKRFAELIIEYILGNPEFNGPQVVPAPNKLGFDI